The Lytechinus variegatus isolate NC3 chromosome 7, Lvar_3.0, whole genome shotgun sequence genome includes the window GCTCTCATGACGGGCAGATACGCCATAAGAAGTGGTAAGATGCGTAAACAAGTATAGGATTGTATCAGGTGTAGATTTATTGGGGACCAGGGAAAAAGTTACGGAGACTTTGCACGATTTTGctacttaaataaaaaaattggaaaagtaaaaaaaaaaaatccccttgAAAATCCCCCTCTACTGCAATGATAAAGCTAATCCAATTTTTCAGATTTACGGGAGTTGATTGTAGAAATAACAGGCCCcccaaaatagaaaaattaattttttgctTGCTGATGACGATTATTCATGTCTGTCTACATCTCTATCAttctttttcacatttttattcttaaaataaaattatgaaatgggAAATGTTATTATGTATCAAACATTTGATGTACACTGTTTGCCTTTTATCACTAGGTACTTACCTATGATTTGATGGTGAAtaatgtattgtattttgtCATTTCAAGATGGTTTGTACTAGTTTGTAATGGttttggtgtaaaatgtgatgctattttgaccatttgttatgtacatgtagatgtgtgTCACAAATGTGGCTTTAGTTTCCCTTTGAATAGTAAACAATGAATACCTAgatgtataattttttgttatctgctgttaaaggtcaagtccacctcagaaaaattttgatttgaatcaatagagaaaaatcagacaagcacaatgctgaaaatttcatcaaaatcggcattaaaataagaaagttatgacatttcaaagtttcgcttattttcaacaaaatagttatgaacgagccagttacatccaaatgagagagtcgatgacgtcactcactgactatttcttttgtttttttattttttgaattatacaatgattcaatttttacgaatttgatgattaggacctcattgcctgaagcacaaaatgttaaaataatggaattacacgtgttcagggaggaatgaaacttcatttcatatgacaatgacgataaaataaaaatatttcatataataaaatacaaaagaaatagtgagtgagtgatgtcatcagctctctcatttggatgtaactggctcgttcacataactattttgttgaaaataagcgaaactttaaaatgccataactttcttattctacatctgattttgatgaaattttcagtgttatgcttgttaaatttttctttttattcaaatcaagtttttgttggggtggacttgtcctttaagcctGTTGCTTTGAAGTGGCATTCCGTGAATTTGAGGATTGTCTAGAAGAACAATTTCGAACAAAAATGACCTCACTTCATTTTGAACAGGTATGACATCTTTTCACCTCATGAGAGTGATCTCGTTCATCAGTGCTCCGGCAGGACTTCCCTCCAATGAAACAACCATTGCAGAAGTAGCCAAAGATGTTGGATACTCTACAGCCCTCAttggtaaataaataatatcatcTTGTTCCTCTTTCACAATGATCATGTTTGTAATTCTTGAATGATTTCTGGTGATCAccttaccttttaattttgcGAGTAAGCTCCTTGGTTACTTTCTTTCACTTGTTTCTTCAGCAGcattcattgcaatgttatGATTTCGTTGTCAttctataaaaaataattccCAGAAATGACACATTTTCGGTGATATCACATTAAGCTTTGATGTATCTGATGAAATATATCAACGTATCACCCTCGAGCGATACTAGAGTTTTTACCATATTTTGAGAGAGAGCTTTTACTCTAGAATCACCAGACCCACCCAAGAGGCCCTTCATTTGTAATGGttaccatacatgtagattcacCAATACGCTCCTCGGTGACTCACTTGCTGTGATAGGGATATGAAATttatattatgaataatttgttttaaaatactgAAGAGACTTAGGTAATTTAAAGAAGTTAGAAACACTCATTGTTTATCTTGCAGGATAGTTACTGGAAGTTTGAAAGAACATAATTCACTAAGTTAAAAACTTCACCTTTTGCACATTGTATGCTGTTGGTTCTTTTTGGTGTACTAAAAACAATTTGACCCATGCAATTCTTCATTTCGTTCATTTGGATAGGAAAGTGGCATCTTGGATTCATGTGCGAGAAAGAGAATGAATGTTCAGACCCGAATAGCCAGGGTTTTGATTACTTCTATGGTCTGCCCCTCACCAATATCCTGGACTGTGGCCACGGAACAGTCTTTGAAGCATGGAGGAGAAACTTCTACACAGAGGTAGCTGTCACTATGGTCGTTCTTGCCCTTGCAACGTTCATTCTCTTCATGTACAGCATGGTGAGACGGAGGACGTTGGTCGCTGTTGTAGTTGCTAGCACATCGTTCTACCTATTCTGCCTCATCATGCCCAAATTGATCGCTGTAATGAACTGTGTGGTGGTCGAGAACCACGACGTGGTAGAACAGCCGCTGTCATACACCAACCTCACCCAGCGCCACACGCAGCATGCGCTAGACTTCCTGGAGGAGCATAAGAATGAACCGTTCCTGTTGGTGATGTCTTTCCTGCAGGCGCACACCGAGCTCTATGCCGAGCCTTACTTCCACGCCAGGAGTCAACATGGGGTTTACGGAGCGGCGGTGGAGGAGTTGGATTGGAGCGTTGGCGAGATCATGGGCGCACTGCATAGGATGGGGGTTGCTGATGATACCTTTGTCTACCTCACCTCCGATAATGGGGCTCACGTGGAAGAATTCTCTCTCAGTGGAGAGAAAGAGGGTGGCTCGAATGGAATTTATAAAGGTAGGTGCAATTAGTATCTCTGCTGGGATGAACAAAAACCTTCCATCTCAAAAGATTGGAAAATAAAGGAACAATCTTCTCTTTGAGATTGCATTGTTGTGATCACAGTATGGTTACAAAATATACTGGACATTTCAATGTCAGAAAGAAGAGACTGCTGCTACCGAATCAAGTAATGCAGGGAAGACCACCAGGGGCATTTGACTTTTTTTAAGATATCGAGCTGATGTTATGATTATACATTTGCGTGATTGATAATCCAGACTTTAAAATAAATGAGTTATCTTTGGAAAGTTCACAATTCACCTCACCCAAGGATTAAAGTATTTTTTAAGATAACAACAGATGATCCATAAAAGTGATATGAAAATGCCATCCAAAATTTCTATAACTTAATGGATGATACAGCTCCATTGAATCCTATTCACACTGCAGGTGGAAAAGCCAATTGCTTTGAGGGAGGAATCCGGGTTCCTACCATTGTGCGCTACCCCGGGATCGTCCCTCCAGAATCTGAGGTCTCCGAACCCACCAACATAGTGGACCTTCTACCGACCGTAGTCGGCCTGACCGGGGGCCAGATGCCAAGGGATCGTGTCATTGACGGGAAGGACATGATGCCGTTGCTGCAGGGGGAGCTAGGGATCTCGCCCCATGAGTTCATGTTCTTGTACTGCGGAGGATACATCCATGGGGCACGATACAGACCAAGGAAAGGTAAGGAGACTACAATCcagggatgccagttttcaggcaaaagctgaattcaggctctggcaatttattttcaggccatagttttagcatttttgtgtacaaaatattgtattctaggtgattttcaggccctctgatcaattccaactggcatcagaggatataggaatacgCATAAACAAAGTTGTCAGAGATGCGCCAGTTGCAAATCATTGATGACATGCAATGCAATGGCTTCAGCCTCTAAGATGGCGGTGCTATGACGCATAGTTTAATTATGATGTTATAATGCTGCactcaaaatatcaacacaGCTAGACCTCTTTATCTTTTCAGCATTGTTAGCTATGGTATGTTACTGGCTTTCATCATGCAAGTCAAAATTGGTTGTACTACTTTCTGAGAAAATCACTATTGTGTCTACATACTCTAGCCTAGAGCTTTGTAGCCAGgattaataaaaagagaaaatattaatCTATCGAAAGATTTTGAtcagttccatgacatttgctctggtgacAACTGCCCCGCTCTAatttccacacactaatcaaatgaccaacttcaaccttGGGTtcaacactataccctaccctaaccTTAACCCTAAACCTACATCTCACACAAAATTAggcctggagcaattgtcgcatgagcaaatgtcgtgtcaccttaTGTGCATAaatgcactttttttttctaaattggcatattaataatttgGAGCATTTGAATGTGAACAGTTCCAAGGACTATGTAAGGTTCAGTTTCACAATTCTTTACAACAAAACGTACCATGTACGGATTTAGTCCCTCCAACCTACGGACTACTGAATTCTCTTATTCCCATGTGCTTTGTACAGCGACCTCCTGCTTTATGTGGCTAACTAGTTAATTTCATATTCTAGAACATTCTCAGAATGTCTTTTATCTTCTTATTTCAGGCAACCGATTATATAAGATCGTGTACACAACTGCAAACCTGGTAGAAGGACCGCACGGAACCATGGGTTGCTTTGATTCATATCCCTGCAGATGTGAGGGTCCGACCACAGTCAACCATGACCCGCCTCTGGTCTTCGAGCTCCGATCGGACCCCTCCGAGACCACCCCCCTTGACCCTACCACACCCAACATCCAGGAGATCATCGCAAAAGCCAGAGCAGCTGTCGCAGAGCATCAAGCGTCCATTGCACCCACGCCGTATCAGTTTGCCCCGACAAGGCTGCTACCGAGGTTCGGGGATCAACCTTGCTGCGGGACTTTCCCATTCTGCAGCTGCACTGAAGATCATTCTACCAGGTTCTCCTATGAGGATGCCAAGCCTGATAAGGCACATAAAGACTGGATGAGGGCAGATACTTCTAAGGCTAGCTGAGGTTTGGTTCAAGCACAAAGGTAAAGATTAAACATTCTAGAGCTATTCTCTCTagtactattattactattttagtttcaaatatgtatttaatgttaataACCCTCGTGTGAAATTACTTTCCTAACCGACCTGAATGTGATGGTTGAATTTACATTGTGTATTACTTCAGTTGTACTACTCTTTATCATTCAAAACAATGTTTTTGAATTATCCGTCCTGTGTTTGTTCTTGCGATAACTGAACTAGAATTGGACCGATCAACTTTAAAATTTGTTTGTATGCATACAGGAGTGATGATAATGTGAGAAGCTATAGgatatcaaggtcaaaggtaaaaGGTTATGGAGGTCATATATCTTAAAATATACTGTTCTTCCTgtgatttaaaggtcaagtccaccccaacaaaaacttgatttgaataaaaagagaaaaattcaacaagcataacactgaaaattttatcaaaatcggatgtaaaataagttatggcactttaaagtttcacttattttcaacaaaatagttaaatgaacaagccagttacatccaaatgagagtgttgatgacatcactcactcagtatttcttttgtattttattatatgaaatatgaaatatttttattttctcgtcattgtcatgtgaaatgaaatttcattcctccctgaacacgtggaattccataattttaacattttgtgcttcaggcaaggaggtcctaatcgtcaaattcgtaaaaattgaaatattgtataatccaaacaataaaaaacaaaagaaatagtgagtgacatcatcaactctctcatttggatgtacatgtaactggctcgttcatataactattttgtggaaaataagcgaaactttgaaatatcataactttcttattttacatccgattttgatcaaattttcagcattgtgcttgtctgatttttctctattgattcaaatcaacatttttctgaggtggacttgacctttaagaaatattttaagAACTCTTTTCAAACTTGGCTTATGTATGAGGATGATCTGATTAGAATTTGGTTGATGAGTTCAAAAGTCAAAAGTTACAGTTGCTTTTATACCAAAGCAGTTACTTCTTCTTGTGATAAGTGAAAAAATGATATGGCACATGTATGCAAGTAAGGATGATCAGATTAGATTTTTAGGTTGAAGGTAATGAAGGACTTCAGAGGTTATTATTTGGTGATGTGGTATGTTTCTGATCGGGCACATTGAAAATTCATTAGCATTAGCTAAATTTGTTTGATGTATATTTTGTGTGAATAAGAAGTACAACATTTTGTACATTTGTTTAAGTTGGCGATATCTATATGAGTTCATGTTTTCAGCTTTGATTCGTGTTTGCAGTGGCAGCTGTTTGAATTTAGACATATAAATATTctatgaattcatttatttcaggatcttcattttcatgtaggATATTCTTAAAATTATTACTTATGTTGGATGCTTGCCAAAAATGCTAGGTTGAAACTAAGCACAGAATATATTTGCTaagatgatgatgtcataattgtGCACTTCgaatgtttgaattttttttacgtAGCATGTACATCATCAATACCATtgatttttacctttttttgtcTGTACTATCATTGGCATACACCAGAAAGATTATTTAAGAGGGTTACTTTTCACAACTTCCTGTGTAAATCTacatctgcaacattggataagcttaaACATGGAAGGGAATGGAGATTTTCCAGGACTGTTTACAGCAGGGGGGGGGATCACCCTGAGCCCCGTGTAATTTCTTCACTGGTCACAGTTTTCcatatttcagaaaaaaaatggttggtACAGAATCCTTACAAAAGTCAGAATAAgaatttgaacaatattggagaGATCTCATTTTCAAGATCAATTCCTCTTTACTCAGGTATTTGAAGTATTGGACATATTGGTATTTTTCTGCAATTGTTGACATCTCTAGACATTTTTCTGATGCTGCATATTTTGTAAAAGATGACCCTGCCATATTTAAGAATTcaaagtgaaaattattatgGTAGGATAATAGATCAAAATTTGAAAGTGGGATATAGTTTTTGATGGGTGATAGTCTATCATGGATAGAGTTAGAGCGCCATCATTTCTGACTATATGAATTTTGAGGCAGAAAAATTGCAGGTTGAAACCTAGTGTTTCTTtacatgcaaaaaatgaaattgatcttCCAAGTTTCAGCCATGTTGAACAATTGCATGACCAGTACTTATCTTCAATGAATAGTAAATACTTGACAATATTCAAGGGGTCCATCGTCCTTGGTTGTGTGATTCTTATTTATAgtgcaaacaaagaaaaacaaaaaagaatatgTCAACAGTGTAAATGGACacaaattatatgaatttataCTTTGTACATTTActtatattttacatattatacATTTACAAATATGGAGATTGCTATTAAAAGGAGCTCGTTTTGTTTTAAAGGCATGTAAGTTTTACTGAAATATGCCTTTAAtacatgatttttcatttgcCCTCGTAAATTTACATTGATAACATTTGCATGATTAGTTTATGGGCTAATTTACCCATTTATGGGACATATACATCATAGAGACATACTAGCCCCTCTTGAACCCTCTTACACGAATTAATACTATTAATGTTTAAATTGGTTATAACTTTCGTGTGGTTTTTTTATAGTTTCTGGCAATAGATACACACAATTATCCAGGATAGGACTAATTGTGGGTCATAAATGGCTTTGATTTTTGTCATCAAGTCATATGacacattttattatgttttgggATAGGAAGTTTATTATCAAAAGGATGTAGCATTGTAATTATGTAGACGAAATTGTTACTaaacttatttttttgcattgttttGTGATATGATTTATAATCAAGTTTATAGTACATTGATAATTAAAAAAGcttaatattgatttatatcCAAAGTAATGTGTCTTTATGGAGCTCATTAGGGTGCCTTTATCACAAAATTCTCAACTTGActgtgatctcaattttaagtAATGTGATAAAACTACCCTTCTGCAATATTATTGAGTAAAATTtcttattcaattaaaaaatagaatttattGATGATCAAATATGTCAATAACAATTGCACTTAAGGTTCACAATTATAGATACAGCATAATAGGCAATGAATGAATTTAACATAATAATGGCAAACTTGGAGAGGAGACTGGCACTTTATTTTAACTACAAAGTGTACTGTAAGGTGGGGAGGGGGTGACTATTGTCCATTGCCTTTCCTAATGGACACACTTGTCTTTTGTTGAGTATGTCAACCAAAACAGGCATTGGACTCTTTTTAAATCTTGTTCTTGTTTGAATTTGTTAATTGTTTTTACGATGAAGAgatatgtttgtatgtttttttttctgtggtaGCCATGTCTTACACGGAGGAtgaattgaaagtgattttgcaaattttttttacagtgtcaGTCTTCTCTCAAGTGTTGGTAAATTACATACATGTGTCTGATATAATTATAGTATTAACATTAACAATTAACATACtctcttttatatttcaataataatattgaaagcCACATTGCCTTATAAAGCAATTGTGACTTTGTATAAAATTATGTAATGTCTCATAAGGACAACGATCTCAAAATGCCTTATGAAGCAATTGTGACTTTGTATGAAATGATGTTTAAATGTATCATAAGGACAAAGGTCTAAAAAATATGATTCCCAAAATTATGAGACATGGGACGCATGAACAGTATTGCTCAGATAATTTAGGCAGGTGATCAAATGCAATTATACGTGTATTCCATTTGTATTAATGTCACAAATATGCAGGTAATTAAAtgcaattatatatatttttttaatttatgctGTGAATAGCCATTTTCCACCCACTTTGAGTGGTATCGTGAAAGTAGTCATTTCAGGGTTGATATAAGTATTTTGGGCAAGGTATCATTAAAAAGACATGGTATTTGTACATCAACCGTTTTTAAAACTGTATCATAGGACTTTCTTCTGAGAATGTGTCTGTCTGTATTGTatcatggagcgttgtggcccagtggattagtcttcggactttggaacagagggtcgtgggttcgaatcccagccatggcgtaatttccttcagcaagaaactgatccatgatgtgctgcactcgacccaggtgaggtaaatgggtaccagtaggaagacattccttaagaagctgtgtgcgctatgaacgcctagcttagccgggtaatataggagcgccttgagcacctaacaaggtggatatgtgcgcaatataaatatcctatactattattatttttatcgtACACACTGTTTTGATGTAATGTTAGAGCAGAAGCTAGAAAGAATTTGGCTTATGAAATAAATGCCAGTAGAAAACTATTCAGCCATATGGGTACTAGTATCGCTAAATATTTTGATTCAAAGAAGGAATGAGATTGTGGTTGTCATACCTTTTTCTGAGAATTTCTCTTAGCAATAATTTTCTAAACCATTTTCTAAACCATCCTAAACTTTTAATATTGATATGAACTTTATTTAATGTTATGAGAAATTATAgtataatgatattaatttagaacaaaataatatagCTAAGAACTAATtagtaattattataataattaatataaattattacTACTCTATTCCATTTTTTCGAAAGGAATCATGTCACCTTATTAGGTTTATTAAGTCAAACGAACAAAGAAATCATGCTTAAAATGTCTTGGCCCACGACACAAAGCTAACAAATTTAAGAATcgtattttgataaaaaaattgtattgtaaTCTGTTATATGTGTTTATTGTTAGTTGTAAAGGGGGATGAATAATAgtgttttgattaattttttcttctttttttgtagcATGTATTGCGTTcaataggtacatgtatgctgGGCAATGGAGATAGGATAGGATAGATTAGTAAACTATTGCTCCTTGGATGTCAAGCCTTCTTTCCCACTAACACTAAGCTTCTGAAATCCTTATAATTGGCTCAGTGAATATTATTGACTATGTACTTTATTACTTATTACTGTACAGGTGTGTACAATGTGTTCTCAggtgaatttattttttacaacaaacatgTGTGTTTGTGattttgttacattttaatTTGGTGGATTCCCTATACTGTGCGCCATCTATCGGTTAAACCGGACAGGCCTAAATTCGCAATGCACCATGGAAAAAGTCAACATCTTTTGCGTGTGCTAGTACTAAAATGAATGCATGCATGCAATTATTCAGCGCTGGTCGACGCGGCTCCAGGAGGTAGGAGAGAAATTTGCCTGCATATTTTTGTGCAAAATGTAGACCGTTTTGGTGAATTCCTGccatatgtttttcatttttgtctcacttgcatagcagagtgagaccataggtgccgcttttccgacggcggcggcgtcaacaccaaatcttaactgaaggttaagtttttgaaatgacatcataacttagaaagtatatggacctagttcatgaaacttggacataaggttaatcaagtatcactaagcATCCtgtgccagtttcaggtcacatgatcaaggtcaaaggtcatttagggtcaatgaactttggccaaattgtgtttttttgttgaattaccatcataactttgaaagtatgttggtctagttcataaaacttggacataagagtaaccaagtatgactgaacatcttgtgcaagttacaGTAgtttcaaagtgagcactgcttcTATActgaatcgtgtgatgcaggcGAGACCGCCGGagacattccacttgttgaagcACTAGCACGGTGTGCTGCCTGCACCTGCGTGTGATGTCTACACCAAAGTTAGAAATTTGACCTGTTCGCTGCAACCGATAGAAGACACACCATATT containing:
- the LOC121418357 gene encoding steryl-sulfatase-like is translated as MVMLPRPSRVILLLLATTVMATADENEERRKPNIIVFLMDDVGMGDIGCFGNTTINTPNIDQLAKEGAKLTQHIAHPICTPSRAALMTGRYAIRSGMTSFHLMRVISFISAPAGLPSNETTIAEVAKDVGYSTALIGKWHLGFMCEKENECSDPNSQGFDYFYGLPLTNILDCGHGTVFEAWRRNFYTEVAVTMVVLALATFILFMYSMVRRRTLVAVVVASTSFYLFCLIMPKLIAVMNCVVVENHDVVEQPLSYTNLTQRHTQHALDFLEEHKNEPFLLVMSFLQAHTELYAEPYFHARSQHGVYGAAVEELDWSVGEIMGALHRMGVADDTFVYLTSDNGAHVEEFSLSGEKEGGSNGIYKGGKANCFEGGIRVPTIVRYPGIVPPESEVSEPTNIVDLLPTVVGLTGGQMPRDRVIDGKDMMPLLQGELGISPHEFMFLYCGGYIHGARYRPRKGNRLYKIVYTTANLVEGPHGTMGCFDSYPCRCEGPTTVNHDPPLVFELRSDPSETTPLDPTTPNIQEIIAKARAAVAEHQASIAPTPYQFAPTRLLPRFGDQPCCGTFPFCSCTEDHSTRFSYEDAKPDKAHKDWMRADTSKAS